TAGCCGATCTAGGAGTGGCTTTAAGCTACTGGACGGAAAGCGGTGACCCGGAACTTATCAAATTCGGTGTGGGTCAAGCGTCAATCACGACTTTAACCGGTTTCCTGACACGAAGGGAATTTATCGAGTCGTATGCAGCAAGAAGCGGCAGGGATGTTTCCAACGTCGATTTTTATTTAACCTTTGGTTATTTTAAGTTAGCTGTCATCCTTCAGCAAATCTATTATCGATATAAAAAAGGCCAGACAAATGATCCCCGTTTTTCCAATCTCGGAAAAACGGTTAAAAGCTTACTCACTCATGCTGCAAATGTAGCTGCGAAGGAAGTTTAATTAAATGGAATATATACAAAACATTCATTTGCTACTAAAAAAAGAAGAGATAAATAGGGAAAAGCTTCAAGAGGGGGATAAAGTTGCGGTCATCCTGGATGTGTTATTAGCGACCACAACGATTATTTCAGCACTTCATGATGGAGCACGCCAGGTGATACCTGTCATGGATCCAGTGGATGCCTTGGTGAAATGCCAGGAATTGGACCAGGGGGATTCCATAGTGGCAGGGGAACTAAAAGCAAAGCCGGTTGATGATTTAATGTATCCAAGTCCGACGCTATTGAGTAAGTTGGTACCTAGCAAAACTTTAATATTGTCCACGACTAATGGAACGGTTGCGCTAAGGAATTCAGCCGCTGCCAAAAAGGTTTATATCGCATCTTTGTTAAATAATCCGTCAGTTGCTGAAAAAATAAAAAAACATCATAAAACAGAAACGATCATCATCGTTTGTTCGGGAAACTCTGGTGAATTCAGTCTGGAAGACTTTTACGGGGCAGGTCATTTGATAGATTGCCTGATTGCTGGATCACAAGGTACGTTCATACTCAACGATGCAGCAAAGGCTGCAAAAGCGCTTTATCGAACGAATAGCGAAAATGCCTTTGATATCCTGAAATCATCATATGTCGGACAGTTGTTTGACAAACACAGCTTGATCGCAGATTTGGAATTGGCGGCGCAAAAAGGTTCGATGGATCTTGTCCCAGAGTTGGTGGATGGAAAGATCGAAGCTGAATTGAAAAGGCAGGAAACGTAGTTCAATACCTGGATAAGGAGTGAAGGGCATGAGATTTTTACAGTCAATAGCGGTGGTGACAGGTGCAGGTTCCGGTATTGGGAAAGCTACAGCGATGCGCCTGTCGGACGAAGGGGCAAAAGTGTTGTTGGTAGGGCGGACGAAAGGAAAGCTGGAGGAAGCAGCTGCAGAAATCAATGCAAGGCACACGATTCCCGTAGCCGACATTTTCCCTGCAGATGTTACCGTCGAGGAAGATGTAAAGAATCTGGCCATGTATGTGAAGGAACAATATCGTGACCTTCACATTTTAATCAATAATGCAGGTGGATCAAAGTCCTCGAAGCTTTTGGATACATCTGAAGCTGATTGGGATATGATTCAACATGTCAATTTGAAAAGTGTCTTTCTAGTTTCCAAGTACTTGGGAAAAGTGATGGAAGAAGGAGTTGGCAGTGGAAATAAAGCCATCAATCGGGCAATCGTGAATGTGGCTTCACTGTCAGGACATCAGGCAGGGGCATTCATCCCGCATTACAGCTCTGCTAAAGCAGGGGTCATCAGTTTAACGAAATCATTGGCACTGGAACTCGCTGCAGCCGGCATTCGGGTCAATTCCGTATCACCGGGATTCATTGAAACGCCTTTAACGGAGGATGGATTGCAAAATGAAAAATTCGTAAAGTCGATTCAACGGAACACGGCACTGGAAAGAGTGGGGAAAGCGGAGGAAATAAGTAATGTCATTACCTTTGCTGCTTCGCCGGAGGCTTCCTATA
The DNA window shown above is from Peribacillus sp. FSL P2-0133 and carries:
- a CDS encoding 2-phosphosulfolactate phosphatase, giving the protein MEYIQNIHLLLKKEEINREKLQEGDKVAVILDVLLATTTIISALHDGARQVIPVMDPVDALVKCQELDQGDSIVAGELKAKPVDDLMYPSPTLLSKLVPSKTLILSTTNGTVALRNSAAAKKVYIASLLNNPSVAEKIKKHHKTETIIIVCSGNSGEFSLEDFYGAGHLIDCLIAGSQGTFILNDAAKAAKALYRTNSENAFDILKSSYVGQLFDKHSLIADLELAAQKGSMDLVPELVDGKIEAELKRQET
- a CDS encoding SDR family oxidoreductase; this encodes MRFLQSIAVVTGAGSGIGKATAMRLSDEGAKVLLVGRTKGKLEEAAAEINARHTIPVADIFPADVTVEEDVKNLAMYVKEQYRDLHILINNAGGSKSSKLLDTSEADWDMIQHVNLKSVFLVSKYLGKVMEEGVGSGNKAINRAIVNVASLSGHQAGAFIPHYSSAKAGVISLTKSLALELAAAGIRVNSVSPGFIETPLTEDGLQNEKFVKSIQRNTALERVGKAEEISNVITFAASPEASYMTGTDLLVDGGWLIK